In Zingiber officinale cultivar Zhangliang chromosome 8B, Zo_v1.1, whole genome shotgun sequence, a single genomic region encodes these proteins:
- the LOC122016896 gene encoding CDPK-related protein kinase-like yields the protein MKSRQSLLDRLCEGGELLERILSRGGRYSEEDAKAIVIQILSVIAFCHLQGVVHRDLKPENFLFTTRDENAQMKLIDFGLSDFVKPGEHCLVAWSS from the exons ATGAAGTCAAGGCAGTCATTATTGGACAG ATTATGTGAAGGTGGAGAATTATTAGAAAGAATTTTATCCAG AGGTGGAAGGTACTCAGAGGAGGATGCAAAAGCTATAGTTATTCAAATACTGAGTGTAATCGCCTTTTGTCATCTTCAAGGTGTTGTGCATCGTGATTTAAAGCCAGAG AATTTTCTTTTCACCACTAGAGATGAAAATGCTCAGATGAAGTTGATTGATTTTGGCCTTTCCGATTTTGTTAAACCAGGTGAGCATTGTTTAGTGGCATGGTCTAGTTGA